The nucleotide sequence TCCGTACACTCCGTTTGTGACCAATTTGTGCTCTTCCACTCGAACAAATTGCACCTGGAATGGAAAGAGATTTACGATGAAGGTTGCAATGGATTAACAGGGATTTTTACTGGACTCACGATGTGCGTAAAATTGCTGTGAGCTGTGATCATGGCAACTTTCCTGAGCAGATCCCCCGAGAAGCAGAGGAGGAACCCTATGACCCAGAAAAGCCTCAGGGTTTTTATTTGGGGAAAGAAATAGGATTCCAGGAAGAATTCAACCCAGCTGGAAGCAGCTGCCACTACGTAGTGGGTTGAATGGTTAAGTACGAAGGAATCCGGGGAGAGAGTTTTGGGATTGGAGAGGGCAATTCCCATGTATTCTGTCCAGTGAAAAGTGCCCATTATCACGGCATAGAGACCAAAGGCGCGAATGTGCTCAGGGGCCAGGAAGAAAATGAACAATCCCATTGAGAAAATATAGCCCAAGAAGCATGCCCGGATGGCGACCTGGAAGCAGAAGGTTCCTGAAATCCTGGAGAGGTGGATTGGAGGGGGTTTTTACCTGGTAATCGCTGGAGGCTGAGTAGTAGAGGTAGATGACAAAGTTGAGGATGCCATAGAGAAGCAGGGGACTCCAGAAGATCACCAGCCAGTTGTCCAGGGAGTATTTAAATCGGAATTCCGGGATGGCAATGGCAAAAATCACAACGACTGCCAGGAGAAAATTGTACAAGCACACTTTGCCTTCGTGCACCAACATTTTCCTGATGAATCACAGGAGTTCTGAGGATTCCATTGAGGGCAGGGCCCAGGATGATGAATTTCCCAAACACTTTCCGGGGTTTCCGGGAATTGGAGCAATTGGAGGTTCCAACCACGAAAACCTTTCAAATCCCTGACATTTTGGGTTGCATTTGAGGGGATTTTGCCAGGGTTGCCAGATTGCCTTGCAGCTAACTTCATTCAGATCTACATCTGTTTTgtgtcaaaataaaattaaaatggaggttgctgcaattatttttacataataatTCGTGTGGTGTTTTTCCCATCATGCCTAGCTGTGTTTAAACAATTGCCTGGTCAAGGAGTGAGAAAAGTGTCTGGACATTGAGCTGAAGATATCAGGGTGTGTGCAGTGTAGGTTGAAGTGTTGGAAAAACATTGGGCAAGTTTTTTGGGAGAGAGAGTGCGATAGCCCAAGAAGGCACAAAAAAGGCCAAGAGAGACGTCCAATTTGGGCCCAAAAGAGCTCGCAATTGAGAGTACTGACGAGCCAGGGAGAACGACCAGGGAATATTGAATTGTATCGAGTCTAAGgaaattatctcaaaattgattgCGACAAAATTACTGCGGGGCCACCGCGTAAGCGTAAACGCAAGTCGGCCATTGTAGAGGAACAAGCTAGCAGTAAACAGGCAATCTTCGGTGATAGGAAGTTTGAGGGTGCTGGGAGGACTGCAACAATGCAACAAGATTTAGCTACTGGTGAGTTAGTCCATAGCCCAATCATTGGCCACTTGTCCGGACAACTCCAAGTATGCCATTGCCCCAAATAGAAAAAATCTATCTTATGTTATTCTACCATTTTATCGATGAGACTCATACACTCtcccaaaaatgaaaatctCACTGAACACATTGACTTGGGGCCTGTGTGGCAGTTTTTTTTGGGTGATATCCCCCCTATTTTCATTGGCTGCCTGCCCTGCCTACGAGATACCCAACAATTCCATTCAATCCCAGGTCAATTTCCCCATTCAAATGCACTTCCTCTCCTCCCTGACATCCATCCCAGAGATCCCCATTTTCCTCTCTCGCCCCAAGGCAAAAAGCAAACACCATAAAAGACTGCAAAATATTAGCTTATTTTCTCTCTGTCTCCTTTGTGTCTCACTCGCTCCCAAGGCAACATTCAAGTGTGAACAAAGTCCAGTGAATTCGTGGCCAGAAACTCCAACGTGTATATCAATGTGGTTCAGTCTCCGATGAGCTGTCGACGGGATCTCATCCGCAAAAAAAACACACAGTGTGTCCATTTGAGCCACATCTTCAGGCTTTGTTTTCTTATCCCAATGTCTTTGTCTCGCTCTTTCCCTTCTCGAGAATCGTCGTAAAGAAAAAGCTCCCGTAAGCTcccttcaacaaaaaaaaactgcccAGTGATTTCTCTCATTCTCTCTCCTTCGTCTCTCGAAGTTTTGGGAACAGTGGCTGAGCAGAGAGACAGAGAGAATCTTTCAAGtgcttaatatttttcttctgacCATATTATTCAGTGCTCGATTCCCAAAGAGACAATAAAAATCATAGTGGAAATTGAGGAGTGAAGTAAATGCTAAATCAGACTGTGGAGGCGAATAGTGGTGGAGGGAGAAAGAGAATAATATTGGGAGTTCGAAGAGAGGAgagaaaaaatgtaaacaaagaCACTCAGCTGCTCAATGAGAACAGCCTGTGGTACCcaggaaaaaaaacagtgatagaCTTCATTTAGCTTGTGGTAGGTGAGATTCTCTTTGTGAACAAACCACAAAATTAAACCCAGTTTTGTGCAAATGTGTGATaattcccgtcaaatcattgctctacctgccgattttactctgaggttttttgaattttaacggtatattctagtacattcagagaaaatctgcagattctcggcagaatttctccctagaaaatttgcataacctccattacttcacaaaaatattgttgatttatgaagaaactgtagaagttataaagaaaattgtatgctctgcttaacaagcattactgagtacacattttagataagtaaaaaaactgcgagcaaaaatactaatttcttaaaaatcgccaatcgaatgatacaaaaacatgaaattttggtcgacactctgtttaaagttttcacttcacttttctctacttgtaacgcggcgtcgcagaattctttattttatataaacaccgtgatatcactaagaataactctatagaattttgcaaacttcagtgaaaaatttttccatctcttctgacacatcttgtctggaaagtctggaatgtagaaaaaatctacagaatatctacagaaattcgtctagagattcgtcagaaaatctgccgaaatattctgatgaattttgtcccaagcccaaataaaattcgtaagaatatctacagaatttatctgcagatattctgtagaggtgtagattttctctacagaaatcttaaagatatctgcagatattatttgacgggttgtGATGTAGCTTAAAGATGGAATTGATTAATTTACCTATACGGAATTAATTTACCTTTTTTCTATTTCTAATTTTGATTTCCTACGTGAGATCCTCTGGGCTTCCTTGGAAGAGGATACTGAGTTTTCCCAAACTATATGGAGAAATTTCCTGTACTTCTTGCTAAATTCTCTGattgaaatattatattcaTATATTACTCTTCGAAGttctatataaaatttttccagaaaaaaaacatctcgactgaagtatatccttacgaggttacatgggtctctcaggtaaaaaaaaacaggccTTTTGTCTGATAataacactgtgcgacacgttgtgggtctTTCTGACGAAAGTGCAAAAACTTGTTTGGCACTCATAacaactattcttctctctctgtttctatatacgtctctttctTTTATTTCACCTCTTTATATacgaaatgtgtaagtgagagtgaaaaagagaatgctcttcagtacgttagacaaagataccaatatTACAACTCCCAATATACAActccctggcaagttgcctgaaatttagtcactttctcatacttcgatttaaccctttaaggacgattgggtcaccggtgacccaaaaattaaatttttcctacggccttctataaagttgtattttgctctaaaaagttagaaaaaatgattttttctgaccctcaatttttgaccttctcgtccttaaagggttaaatttatatgggaatttttttgcactcgtgatcgttatgctaaatatttaaaaagtgagatgtTTTTcagtattataagataccttaccatggagggataaatatactaaatttttgtttaaataaattttttcctcggagcactgtgatctgagtccgagatcaatttaggaattggcttcaaatagctccatataaaaaggccaacttgccaagCGCTTGATCattatataataagagattttaatgcactttattttcaataaatttttgtgaattagcgaattaagatagaaaattcaaactaaaaagaTGTGAAAGAATACTAAATTTACTCACTTTTATTCCAACTTTTTGGatattccaacttttgggatatgaaagagtaaatttataaaaaaaatttaaaaaaattttttgaaaattcgaccgttggtagctgattttcggaaccattcctcaaaaaaacagaccttgcggtgggcaggatttctcccagtaggttcatctgagGTCAAAAAACCAAgtatactctgttagaggattagttggacccgttgatgaacgaaggatttttgaaaaaaaaaaaaaaacaaaatttggaattttggcaaaatgttttgtaaaaaagtatcaattttaccgtgtttttcaacacattttgtattgtaaaaatggttctgattaaaggaagtgcaaaatCTTCGTTAAAACggtagataatacttctcaaaacaagtatgcataatttcagaaagatcggttcagtaaaaaacgcgtttaaagttttacaacaatatgcgtAAGCGGGCgaaatgcataactaaaactgctctacctccgagagttttactccgattgaattgaaattttcagaaaatatttttcaaatgttacactataaaataaaaaaattaaaaaaagtttttttttgacctgagagacccatgtaaccccttaagtgaaaattaatttcatagaGATTTCTCGGAGAAAACCCATTGAATTTTCTCCGTCTCTGTTGGGAATTTTCTATGAATCTTCCCAGACTTTAcgaattttactattttcactCGAGTATTCGATAttctatatgatttttttctaataaaaatatctCGACTGAACTATattaataaaagtaaaaaaaatatttcctatgatttttccatgaaattcttaagaaatttcttttttctatattttttttttttattaaattcatctCGACTAATATATATATGTAAAgtggaaataaattttccagAGACACACTAGTGAATTTTTCATACCCTTTCCGTAGGAAATTTCCTATAGATTTCCCCAAGAAATCTTGAGGAAACTTTGGAAAATCCGCAAACTAAGGGAATATTTCCCATTTAAATCCTCAGGGACCTTCTTAATAAATTTCCATAGTTTACCAAGAACATTTCAATACTGATTCCACTTAAATTCCTATGGCAGAAAGTATTTGGAGAAtactaaaggaaaattctctaATTCAACATATAATGTTATGTAGGAAAGTTCAGGGAATTCTTTAGAAAATTACATGAGGAAATTTCCACcagaaattatcaaaatttctcTACGAAGTTACCGATTATTCCGAAGCTGAAAATGGTCTTGGGAAATACCTGCGATCTCCATAGGAAATTTCTACCACTAAGCGAAGTAATTTCTCCAGCGATTTAATCTGTATTCCCATGGGTCCAATtcttaacaaaaataatttctaacaaaaaaaaatcctaacaCTAATGAAATTTCTGTTGAAAATCCTAAGGGATATCTGAGGAATCAATCAATGTAAAATtctttgggaaaatttcttgaGAGTTCTAATTACGAAAATTCGAACGAAATTTTCTGTGATCCGTTAGGAAATTTCCACATTGCAGAGGAGTAATTTCTTCAGTTGTTCcctcaaattttcaataagGGAATTCTTGCAGATTTTTGGGAGGAAATTCACCACGCAAACATTGACATTTCTGGGGCAAATCCCACGGAATTCTTGAGGAAATAACCCAGAGAAATTTTTCTACGAATTCTCTAGGAATTTCCTAAGAGACTAACGAGTTTTCCAAGACTGAAAATTCATTAAGAAATCCTTCTGATTTCCTTGGGAAACTTCCACAGCTGTATAGGTAATTTCTTCTGTCTAATGTGACCGGGGGGACTTAGTTCATGCTACTGCCCTACTCCAAGGTCCATCCGATGACTTTAGTTTTTCGTAtcgattacaataggtgtgatatATTAATTTTGCctgaataatttctcaattgaaCTTTTGGAAATTGCGAATACATTAAATTTGTGCAGAAAGAAAGTGGAAGTTTGTGAAagataaaattattctaaaagtaAGAAAAGGGCTTGATTAAAGTTTCAACAGCATCTGGAACGACGAGTGATGGGAACATAATAGAAAGGGTGAATGTGGAAGATGAGGGTGTTCATAAAATCCCAATTGTCTCGAGGAGTTTTTGAAGTCAATCACCCTACTTTGTCTCCCcttgtttttcctttttttttgctgttagTCTCCGTGTCTCGTGTTTGTGAAGGTTTTTACACTGGTCAGCACCCGAAAATCCCACACTTTACAGAGAGAGATATCTCGCAGACatctgtttaaaaattcaattagcagcgtatttaatattatattttttttctggaaataacCCAGAGTTTTCGGACAATGGCCCAcacaatttttgagattttgcttCTAAACAACTTTTGCTGTAGAA is from Phlebotomus papatasi isolate M1 chromosome 1, Ppap_2.1, whole genome shotgun sequence and encodes:
- the LOC129799093 gene encoding protein-S-isoprenylcysteine O-methyltransferase, which translates into the protein MLVHEGKVCLYNFLLAVVVIFAIAIPEFRFKYSLDNWLVIFWSPLLLYGILNFVIYLYYSASSDYQVAIRACFLGYIFSMGLFIFFLAPEHIRAFGLYAVIMGTFHWTEYMGIALSNPKTLSPDSFVLNHSTHYVVAAASSWVEFFLESYFFPQIKTLRLFWVIGFLLCFSGDLLRKVAMITAHSNFTHIVQFVRVEEHKLVTNGVYGCMRHPSYVGWFWWSIGTQIVLVNPVCTILYSIVAWLFFRDRVYVEEITLLNFFGEEYVEYQKKVGTGLPFIHGYHQGMPIVPD